The Deltaproteobacteria bacterium genomic interval GATTCAAAAAACCAACTCAAAAAAGTTTCAAGTGCCTCCACCACCGCGCGAGTTCACAACCGAAAAATCAGGGAGCTTGAGCCACAGCTCAAAATGTTCAGCGAACAACTGACGCAGAAATTACAAGAATTTAATGCCAAGCTTGATCAAATTAATATTGTGGAAACTCAATTACAGTGGGAAGAAGACAGTGTGAGAGGTTCCCTTTTCAAGACGGCTTCGAAGTGGTTTCAACCTCCCGAAGAAGAAAAGCCCTAAAACTCATTTCAAAACCTCCTCTACTGCAACTTTGAATTTTTGGCTACGACTTCGTCAGATTTCGCAAAAAACCACTCAACGTAGCTTGAGCTACGCCTCGCGGTTTTTCGCTCATCTTCCTCGTCTCGCTCAAAAATCCAAAGTTTCGTTACGAGGAAGTTTTGAAATGAGTTTTAGCTTCGTTCCAAAGTTTATCCCATTTTTCCGGTGTCAGATTTTGAAGTATTTCTCCGTTTTGTTTTGCCTTCTTTTCAATCCATTGAAAGCGGGTGGTGAAGGTGTCGGAGGCTTTTCTCAAAGAACTTTCGGGATCGAGTTTTAAAAACCGCCCCAGATTGGCCATGGTAAATAAAAGATCGCCATATTCCCTTTCAATATTTGCCGGGTCCTTTGCTTTCATTGCCTCTTTTAACTCTTCAAGTTCTTCATGAAGCTTTAACATAATTCCTTTTCTATCGGGCCAATCAAAGCCAACGCGGCTTGATTTTTCACCAAGCCGGAGGGCCTTAATAAGAGCAGGGATTGTTTTGGGAATGCCCTCCAAAATAGACTCTCTTTTGTGCTTGTTCTCTTCTTGTTTGATCTTCTCCCAGTTGACCAGAACCTCTTGGGTTGTGGGGGCAAGGTTTGGCTTTGCCAAACCGCGTAGCAAATTCGAAGAATTTGCGGAGTCAGATGCTTTATCATCCCCAAAAACATGAGGGTGGCGGCGGATTAGTTTATCCGAGGCATTTTGCATGACCTCAGCCATATCGAATTTGCCGTCTTCTGTGGCCATTTGGCAGTGAAACAAAATATGGACGAGCAGATCGCCCAGCTCCTCTTTGAGCCCCTGAAAATCATTTTTGTCGATCG includes:
- the mazG gene encoding nucleoside triphosphate pyrophosphohydrolase, with protein sequence MKKTGEPLKKLMDIVAMLRGPNGCPWDKEQTYKDINPYLLEEAHEIVEAIDKNDFQGLKEELGDLLVHILFHCQMATEDGKFDMAEVMQNASDKLIRRHPHVFGDDKASDSANSSNLLRGLAKPNLAPTTQEVLVNWEKIKQEENKHKRESILEGIPKTIPALIKALRLGEKSSRVGFDWPDRKGIMLKLHEELEELKEAMKAKDPANIEREYGDLLFTMANLGRFLKLDPESSLRKASDTFTTRFQWIEKKAKQNGEILQNLTPEKWDKLWNEAKTHFKTSS